In Vanrija pseudolonga chromosome 4, complete sequence, a single window of DNA contains:
- the NOC1 gene encoding Ribosome biogenesis protein NOC1 — protein MGKGKPSTSSHKGASKGSKPSGKPAAPKSKGGKISDELRQAVKDLGGDEEDIALIAGVDNDDEADDVPATKGGAKADEKSLKAALGDFMKGLDFAAAGAEQPDLDEEEEEEEESDEEDDEEDEDEEDEEDEEDDEEEDDEEEDDEEEDDEEVDEDDEDDEDEEDEDEEEAVPEKKAAPAKPTPAALLQPTDPDPKSGNRVPAIPNWASLVPELAAPSKPLGKVAPHILNNLRQRAERLLENLPAPQRGGSAADAKFVSEILSAGTHQDKLSALVLLVRESPVHAVKEIEKLRAMAGWRDGAPGGGGGRDERMATVRALADWWVTGGGKEAGKLRYFGDQPLLAHPDITDRHLLVYAFEDFLKKWFFNILQIIEALTHDTLPYIRTKAMDIVFRLLAGNAEQEQNLLRLGVNKLGDNDRSVASKASHHILQLLQVHPAMKAVVAREVSAIVLKTQMTGAAGSANSGAHMRFDAEEKKPAAAVEKGTANHGRYYGLITLNQMTLTSKDRDVAGRLVEVYFEVFRELLGEEQKKGEEAANVGDETLDQEQLEKTTGKVEKWRGRRKGAKPKGGHKAALEKEELVEAAEAKLVAAVLTGVNRALPFAKIDDDMFAKYLETLFKVCHTGTFNTSIQALQLIFQICQSRQAVTDRYYRTLYDSLFDPRLLVSSKQAMYLNLLFKSLKVDNSLPRVMSFVKRLLQMLGLHQPPFICGALYLLGELFETTPGLRRMLIEPEDDGEEHFVDAPEDGSAAKPKAESSTAAAVGNQYDGKKRDPLFAHADTSCLWELMPLVNHFHPSVSLQASQLLMGQPVTGSPDISLNTLISFLDKFVYRNPKKTLQAKGASVMQPAAALDRTGMVTRTRGPRTGEDGFVNSEAFWRKKVEDVPVDQLFFHKFFSTKLARKEALGKKKGKAEDADEMDFSDDEDIDVDDEEEEASEAASDAEEEAEGGDDDSESDPEEAEIWKAMKASMPKAGEDLGISDDSDEDDEDIDVDYSDDDEEEEGGDDDDEDEEEDDDEDEEEEDDEDDEPLPSSKKGKGKAAESDSDSDDEPFPDFDEDDDDLIPEAEMDVVLGGSDDEPEEEEDEEAGAKRKRREERKERRKKRKEMPVFGSYEDYAALIEADDDENL, from the exons ATGGGTAAGGGCAAGCCTTCGACAAGCTCCCACAAGGGCGCATCCAAGGGGTCAAAGCCGTCTGGCAAGCCGGCGGCCCCCAAATCAAAAGGCGGCAAGATCAGCGACGAGCTCCGCCAGgccgtcaaggacctcggcggtgacgaggaAGACATTGCGCTcatcgccggcgtcgacaatgacgacgaggcggacgacgtTCCCGCCACCAAGGGaggcgccaaggccgacgag AAGTCTCTCAaggcggccctcggcgactTCATGAAGGGCCTCGACTTcgcggccgctggcgctgaGCAGCCcgaccttgacgaggaggaggaagaggaggaggagagtgatgaggaggatgatgaagaggacgaggacgaggaggacgaggaagatgaggaggacgacgaagaggaagacgacgaggaggaggacgacgaagaggaagacgacgaggaggtggacgaggacgatgaggacgatgaggacgaggaggacgaggacgaggaggaagccgtGCCGGAGAAGAAGGCTGCCCCCGCTAAGCCGACCCCTGCGGCCCTTCTCCAGCCCACCGACCCAGACCCCAAGAGCGGAAAC CGCGTCCCCGCGATCCCCAACTGGGCCAGCCTGgtccccgagctcgccgccccctccaAGCCGCTGGGCAAGGTCGCCCCTCACATTCTCAACAAcctccgccagcgcgccgagcgcctgctcgagaaCCTCCCCGCTCCTCAGCGTGGCggctcggccgccgacgccaagttCGTCTCGGAGATCCTGTCGGCCGGTACGCACCAGGACAAGCTGTCCGCCCTTGTGCTTCTTGTGCGCGAGAGCCCCGTCCACGCCGTTAAAGAGATTGAGAAGCTGCGTGCtatggctggctggcgtgaTGGTGCtcctggtggtggcggtggccgtgACGAGCGTATGGCCACTGTCCGTGCCTTGGCAGACTGGTGGGTCACTGGTGGCGGCAAGGAGGCTGGCAAGCTCCG ATACTTCGGCGACCAGCCTCTGCTCGCTCACCCCGATATCACCGACCGCCACCTCCTGGTCTACGCGTTCGAGGACTTCCTCAAGAAGTGGTTCTTCAACATTCTCCAGATCATCGAGGCCTTGACCCATGACACGCTCCCCTACATCCGCACCAAGGCCATGGACATTGTCTtccgcctgctcgccggcAATGCTGAGCAGGAGCAGAACTtgctgcgcctcggcgtcaacaaGCTCGGTGACAACGACCGTTCTGTGGCCTCCAAGGCCAGCCACCACatcctccagctcctccagGTCCACCCCGCCATGAAGGCCGTGGTCGCTCGTGAGGTTTCGGCTATCGTTCTCAAGACTCAGATGaccggcgctgctggctcggCCAACTCGGGTGCCCACATGCGcttcgacgccgaggagaagaagcccgccgcggccgtcgagaAGGGAACGGCCAACCACGGACGCTACTACGGCCTCATCACCCTCAACCAGATGACCCTGACATCAAAGGACCGCGACGTCGCTGGACGCCTGGTCGAGGTCTACTTCGAGGTCTTCCgtgagctcctcggcgaggaacagaagaagggcgaggaggctgccAACGTTGGTGACGAGACGCTCGACcaggagcagctcgagaagaCTACCGGCAAGGTTGAGAAGTGGCGCGGTCGCCGCAAGGGTGCCAAGCCCAAGGGTGGCCACAAGGCTGCTCTTGAGAAGGAGGAACttgtcgaggctgccgaggccaagcttgtcgccgccgtcctcacCGGTGTCAATCGTGCCCTTCCCTTCGCCaagatcgacgacgacatgttTGCCAAGTACCTCGAGACACTGTTCAAGGTCTGCCACACTGGCACTTTCAACACCTCGATCCAGGCCCTGCAACTCATCTTCCAGATCTGCCAGTCCCGCCAGGCTGTCACCGACCGCTACTACCGCACTCTCTACGACTCGCTGTTCGACCCTCGCCTGTTGGTCTCGTCCAAGCAGGCCATGTACCTCAACCTGCTCTTCAAGTCACTCAAGGTCGACAACAGCCTTCCCCGCGTCATGTCTTTTGTCAAGCGTCTGCTCCAGATGCTCGGCCTCCACCAGCCTCCCTTCATCTGCGGTGCGCTCTACCTTCTTGGCGAGCTCTTTGAGACCACCCCGGGTCTCCGCCGTATGTTGATCGAGCCTGAGGACGATGGTGAGGAGCACTTTGTCGATGCGCCAGAGGATGGCTCGGctgccaagcccaaggctgAGAGCTCGactgctgccgccgtcggcaaccagtacgacggcaagaagcgTGACCCTCTGttcgcccacgccgacacTTCTTGCCTCTGGGAGCTGATGCCCCTTGTCAACCACTTCCACCCCTCCGTCTCCCTCCAGGCTTCGCAGCTGCTCATGGGTCAGCCCGTAACCGGCTCGCCCGACATCTCCCTCAACACCCTCATCTCCTTCCTCGACAAGTTTGTCTACCGTAACCCCAAGAAGACGCTGCAGGCCAAGGGTGCCAGTGTCATgcagcccgccgctgctcttGACCGCACCGGCATGGTCACTCGCACTCGTGGTCCCCGTACCGGCGAGGACGGCTTTGTCAACTCGGAGGCCTTCTGGCgcaagaaggtcgaggacgtTCCTGTCGACCAGCTCTTCTTCCACAAGTTCTTCTCGACCAAGCTGGCCAGGAAGGAGGCTttgggcaagaagaagggcaaggccgaggacgccgacgagatggacttctcagacgacgaggacatcgatgtcgacgacgaggaggaggaggcctcTGAGGCTGCttccgacgccgaggaggaggccgagggaGGCGACGATGACTCTGAGAGCGACCCCGAGGAGGCTGAGATCTGGAAGGCCATGAAGGCCTCCATgcccaaggccggcgaggactTGGGTATTAGCGACGACagtgatgaggacgacgaggacatcGACGTTGActactcggacgacgacgaggaagaggagggaggcgatgatgacgacgaggatgaggaggaggatgacgacgaggacgaggaagaagaggacgacgaggacgacgagcccctGCCATCAtccaagaagggcaagggcaaggcggccgagtcTGATTCTGACTCTGACGACGAGCCGTTCCccgactttgacgaggacgacgacgacctcatcCCCGAAGCCGAGATGGATGTGgtcctcggcggctcggacgacgagcccgaagaggaggaggacgaagaggctggcgccaagcgcaagcgccgcgaggagcgcaaggagcgTCGCAAGAAGCGTAAGGAGATGCCCGTGTTTGGCAGCTACGAAGACTACGCGGCGCTtatcgaggccgacgacgacgagaaccTTTAG